The following coding sequences are from one Rhodobiaceae bacterium window:
- a CDS encoding phage small terminase subunit, which yields MSLARTHYQKTLAAKAAKQAAESDELTMENLNAYEQHLGQLQTHMAQLKNTQSQARKIEMKQGFISDYDAYVDGILAEAPGLQDEVMVTQMIWRLDAGQFDRAYEIAGYALEHGLVMPERFNRTLPTYLAEEFAEAAIQADGKDDRQVPPVKLLVTLLEDLKEADMPDQVRAKLHKAIAFGLEEENEPQALLTALEHYDRTIELNPTKNGVKKRREQLVKRLEKETSNT from the coding sequence ATGAGCCTTGCCCGCACCCACTACCAAAAGACCCTCGCCGCGAAAGCCGCCAAACAGGCAGCCGAAAGCGATGAGCTAACTATGGAAAACCTCAATGCCTATGAGCAGCATTTGGGACAATTGCAAACCCACATGGCGCAGCTCAAAAATACCCAGAGCCAGGCTAGAAAGATCGAGATGAAACAAGGCTTCATCTCTGACTATGACGCTTACGTGGATGGCATTCTGGCAGAAGCACCGGGCCTGCAGGATGAAGTCATGGTCACGCAGATGATCTGGCGGCTCGATGCCGGTCAGTTTGACCGCGCATATGAGATTGCTGGCTACGCCCTTGAACATGGGCTTGTGATGCCCGAACGCTTCAACCGTACCCTGCCAACCTATCTCGCAGAAGAATTTGCCGAAGCGGCCATTCAGGCAGACGGCAAGGACGACAGGCAGGTCCCGCCGGTCAAGCTGTTGGTGACACTTCTTGAAGACCTGAAAGAGGCAGACATGCCAGATCAGGTGCGGGCAAAACTGCACAAAGCCATTGCTTTTGGTCTGGAAGAGGAGAACGAGCCCCAGGCCCTCCTCACGGCCCTTGAACATTATGACCGAACCATCGAGCTCAACCCCACCAAAAACGGTGTCAAGAAACGCCGCGAGCAATTGGTGAAGCGGTTGGAAAAGGAAACCTCTAACACCTAA
- a CDS encoding phage major capsid protein, P2 family: MLNSTREHFNAYLSRQAKLNGIASARDQFSVEPTISQKLEDRIRESSGFLQQINIVEVPEMKGQKLGLDVSSPIASRTDTNVDERTPTDPTDLGPQDYECSETDFDTFVTYQKLDMWAKFPDFQTRLRNAVTKQQARDRIMIGWNGTSIAATSDLVANPKLQDVNIGWLQELRTHAPERVLDAPKVGDQAGNDYKNIDAAVMDATNNLIADWFADDTDLVAIVGRNLVSDKYVALANDHNAPTEKVALDSIITNKQIGGKKAIMVPFFPANAALITKLSNLSIYHQAGTRRRHIKEEPEKRRVVDYQSVREDYVVEDFSAACLIENISVPDGADGWT; encoded by the coding sequence ATGCTCAATTCAACCCGAGAACACTTCAACGCTTATCTTTCTCGCCAGGCGAAGCTCAACGGCATTGCCTCCGCCAGAGACCAGTTCTCCGTCGAACCAACAATCAGTCAAAAGCTTGAAGACCGCATTCGGGAATCGTCCGGCTTCCTGCAGCAGATCAACATTGTTGAAGTACCCGAGATGAAGGGACAGAAACTTGGCCTTGATGTGAGTTCGCCCATTGCGTCCAGAACCGACACCAATGTTGATGAGCGCACACCGACGGATCCAACAGACCTCGGTCCTCAGGATTATGAGTGCTCAGAGACAGACTTTGATACCTTCGTCACCTATCAAAAGCTCGACATGTGGGCAAAGTTTCCGGACTTCCAGACACGACTTCGCAACGCGGTGACGAAACAGCAGGCCCGCGACCGCATCATGATCGGCTGGAACGGCACCAGCATTGCTGCCACCTCAGATCTTGTCGCCAATCCAAAGCTGCAAGATGTGAATATTGGCTGGCTTCAGGAACTGCGCACCCATGCGCCCGAACGTGTGTTGGATGCGCCAAAGGTCGGCGATCAGGCAGGCAATGACTATAAGAACATTGATGCGGCCGTCATGGATGCCACCAACAATCTCATTGCTGACTGGTTTGCCGATGACACAGACCTTGTGGCAATTGTCGGCCGCAATCTGGTGAGCGACAAATATGTGGCGCTTGCCAATGATCATAACGCGCCAACAGAAAAGGTGGCGCTTGATAGCATCATTACCAATAAGCAGATCGGTGGCAAAAAGGCCATCATGGTGCCCTTCTTCCCCGCCAATGCGGCCCTGATTACCAAGCTTTCCAATCTCTCTATCTACCACCAGGCAGGCACGCGCCGCCGCCACATCAAGGAAGAGCCGGAGAAGCGCCGCGTCGTCGACTATCAGTCCGTCCGCGAGGATTACGTGGTGGAGGACTTCTCCGCCGCGTGCCTCATCGAAAACATCTCCGTGCCAGACGGCGCGGATGGCTGGACATAA
- a CDS encoding terminase-like family protein, which yields MDTPDNETKPAADNTNGALLRKRAAQLFWQGYTVAEISKQLGKSYSTIDSWKRRDGWREAPVHERVGSTLDRRLCLLVDKEEKTPGDYKEIEALGKQLERMARVEKFQNGGNEADLNPKVKNRNKKRKGRKHKNALTDEEEAALVAEWEKALFNYQKLWNAHRDQRIRDILKSRQVGATWYFAREAFMDALETGDNQIFLSASRNQAEVFRSYIIEFVRDVTGKELKGNPLVLENGATLYFLSTNSRTAQSYHGHLYVDEYFWIPRYKDLNKVASGMAAHKKWRKTYISTPSTLGHEAYGFWSGRDFNKGRADEDKVEIDISHDALKHGMLCADGQWRQMLTIEDAEVAGCDLFDIDALKLEYAPDDFANLFMCVFIDDAHSVFKLATLQNCMVDAWYAWDDFRPVRKRPFGNKEVWIGYDPSRTRDDASCVVIAPPGLDGGKFRALEKLRFNNMNFEHQAKEIKKLTERYNVTHIGIDASGMGVGLYELVKGFYPRALKITYSVEVKNRLVAKAKQVIENGRFEFDAGWTDMANAFMTIHRSVTASGKQISYQASRTETTGHADQAWAVMHALAQGDIVSLDSAGRPKKSTVEIF from the coding sequence ATGGACACGCCTGATAACGAGACCAAACCTGCTGCTGACAACACGAACGGAGCGCTGTTGCGCAAGCGTGCCGCCCAGCTTTTCTGGCAGGGCTATACGGTTGCTGAGATTTCCAAGCAGCTTGGCAAAAGCTATTCAACCATTGATAGCTGGAAGCGCCGGGACGGCTGGCGCGAAGCCCCGGTGCATGAACGGGTCGGCTCCACCCTAGACCGCCGCCTGTGCCTGCTTGTGGACAAGGAAGAGAAAACACCCGGTGACTACAAGGAGATTGAGGCGCTTGGCAAACAGCTTGAGCGCATGGCCCGTGTGGAGAAATTCCAGAACGGCGGGAATGAGGCGGACCTCAATCCCAAGGTGAAAAACCGCAACAAGAAACGGAAGGGCAGGAAGCACAAGAACGCGCTCACGGACGAAGAAGAAGCGGCACTGGTGGCTGAGTGGGAGAAGGCCCTCTTCAACTATCAGAAGTTGTGGAATGCGCACCGCGATCAGCGGATACGCGACATTCTAAAATCCCGCCAGGTGGGGGCGACCTGGTACTTCGCTCGCGAAGCCTTCATGGATGCCCTGGAGACGGGCGACAATCAGATTTTCCTTTCAGCCTCCCGCAATCAGGCAGAGGTGTTCCGCTCCTACATTATCGAGTTTGTGCGCGACGTGACCGGCAAAGAGCTGAAGGGCAATCCGCTGGTTCTGGAAAATGGCGCAACGCTCTATTTTCTTTCCACCAATAGCCGCACGGCGCAGAGCTATCACGGCCATCTCTATGTGGATGAGTATTTCTGGATCCCGCGCTACAAGGACTTGAACAAAGTCGCCAGCGGCATGGCCGCCCACAAGAAGTGGCGCAAGACCTATATCTCTACACCGTCGACACTGGGCCATGAGGCCTATGGCTTTTGGTCAGGTCGGGACTTCAACAAGGGCCGGGCTGACGAAGACAAGGTTGAGATTGACATTAGCCATGATGCCCTGAAGCACGGCATGCTGTGCGCCGATGGGCAATGGCGGCAAATGCTCACCATTGAAGATGCGGAAGTGGCGGGCTGTGACCTGTTCGACATTGATGCGCTGAAGTTGGAATATGCGCCGGACGATTTTGCCAATCTCTTCATGTGCGTCTTCATTGATGATGCGCATTCGGTCTTCAAACTCGCGACCCTGCAAAATTGCATGGTGGATGCCTGGTACGCCTGGGATGATTTCCGCCCTGTGCGCAAGCGCCCCTTCGGCAATAAAGAGGTGTGGATTGGCTATGACCCAAGCCGCACGCGGGACGATGCAAGCTGTGTGGTGATTGCGCCACCAGGCCTGGATGGCGGCAAGTTCCGAGCGCTTGAGAAGCTGCGCTTTAACAATATGAACTTTGAGCACCAGGCGAAAGAAATCAAAAAGCTCACCGAGCGCTACAACGTCACCCACATTGGCATTGATGCGAGCGGCATGGGCGTAGGGCTCTATGAGCTGGTGAAAGGCTTCTACCCGCGCGCGCTCAAGATTACCTATTCCGTTGAGGTGAAAAACCGGCTGGTGGCGAAAGCCAAGCAGGTGATTGAAAACGGGCGCTTTGAATTTGATGCCGGGTGGACGGATATGGCGAACGCCTTCATGACCATTCACCGATCCGTCACGGCCAGTGGAAAACAGATCAGCTATCAAGCAAGCAGAACCGAAACAACCGGCCATGCAGACCAGGCCTGGGCCGTGATGCACGCGCTCGCGCAAGGCGACATCGTGTCTTTGGACAGTGCGGGCAGGCCCAAAAAATCAACAGTGGAGATTTTCTAA
- a CDS encoding bacteriophage holin family HP1, translating into MDRLVSSASYAASGSVGVWGLLTFNQWLALGGFALAAATFLTNLIFRYLHYRLEQRKAALLEEKA; encoded by the coding sequence ATGGACCGTCTTGTTTCATCCGCGAGTTATGCCGCCAGCGGTAGTGTCGGTGTTTGGGGGCTTCTCACCTTCAACCAGTGGCTTGCACTTGGCGGGTTCGCCCTCGCTGCTGCAACGTTCCTCACCAATCTCATTTTCAGATACCTGCACTATCGGCTTGAGCAAAGGAAAGCCGCTCTCCTGGAGGAAAAAGCATGA
- a CDS encoding phage capsid scaffolding protein (GPO) serine peptidase — protein MKKLISNFVRIATEGLTIDGRTITADQLSQMAASYDPEKYGARIWLEHFRSLFADGAFPALGDVVDLKTEKDSDGKLALYGRLQPNDKLMEMNKQGQKVYTSIEMDGDFAGSGQAYLVGLAVTDSPASLGTERLQFAQDGINRFADGDKKPKTQIWPAVDAGILEFSEEGDGDKPDQAPGLFSKVTDILNGTSKRNDQRFADMEISIVELAKGVDGLNQKLADLTTSGNDTPAPDAGLAKQVETMSAQLSTLTEKITGEPDPATPARPESQGFTGTKELADC, from the coding sequence ATGAAAAAGCTGATTTCAAACTTTGTCCGCATCGCCACAGAAGGCTTGACCATCGATGGCCGCACCATCACGGCGGACCAGCTCAGCCAAATGGCCGCGAGCTACGATCCAGAGAAATATGGCGCGCGCATTTGGCTCGAACATTTCCGCAGCCTCTTTGCCGACGGGGCCTTTCCGGCTCTTGGTGATGTGGTGGACCTCAAAACGGAAAAGGACAGCGACGGAAAGCTCGCCCTCTATGGTCGCCTTCAGCCCAATGACAAGCTGATGGAGATGAACAAGCAGGGCCAGAAGGTTTACACCTCCATTGAAATGGATGGCGATTTCGCAGGCTCCGGTCAGGCCTACCTTGTGGGCCTCGCTGTTACAGACAGTCCCGCATCCCTTGGCACCGAACGCCTTCAATTTGCGCAAGACGGTATCAACCGTTTTGCCGATGGGGACAAGAAACCGAAAACCCAAATCTGGCCAGCGGTGGATGCAGGCATACTCGAATTCTCTGAAGAAGGTGACGGGGACAAGCCCGACCAAGCGCCGGGCCTCTTCTCAAAAGTGACCGACATCCTGAACGGTACGTCGAAGCGCAATGATCAGCGTTTTGCCGACATGGAGATCAGCATTGTGGAGCTCGCCAAGGGAGTTGACGGCCTCAACCAGAAATTGGCGGACCTCACCACTTCGGGAAATGACACCCCGGCACCGGATGCTGGCCTCGCAAAGCAGGTCGAAACCATGTCCGCCCAGCTTTCCACACTCACGGAGAAAATCACCGGCGAGCCAGACCCAGCGACACCTGCCCGGCCAGAATCCCAGGGCTTCACTGGAACAAAAGAATTGGCTGACTGCTAA
- a CDS encoding phage tail protein X, with amino-acid sequence MSVARAPFPENGITHALQGDTVDLICARFYGRTDGVTEAVLDMNRGLASLGAVLPHGTPVTLPSPRELAPSKPKTINLWD; translated from the coding sequence ATGAGTGTGGCACGTGCGCCCTTCCCCGAAAATGGCATCACCCATGCGCTGCAAGGGGACACGGTGGATCTTATCTGCGCGCGGTTCTATGGCCGCACCGACGGCGTGACAGAGGCGGTGCTTGATATGAATAGAGGGCTGGCGAGCTTAGGTGCGGTCCTACCCCACGGAACGCCGGTCACCCTGCCGTCACCACGGGAACTCGCTCCCTCGAAACCCAAAACCATCAACCTGTGGGACTAG
- a CDS encoding phage head completion protein (GPL), translating into MSASVFIPNDRPEEPDPEIGNLAFFPDISLAAFRERMKVLSDLPEGRVVWQLKRAVMATNRELHDWRLAQEAEGFLTLTDIPQEEYGDEGKLTLLYEAAVYHRAKGLLTEAGRDIDLTSEGADATDFADEAIEDHFRHVREALAEIIGRSSVTAELF; encoded by the coding sequence GTGTCCGCAAGTGTTTTCATTCCAAATGACCGGCCAGAGGAACCAGACCCGGAGATAGGCAATCTCGCCTTCTTCCCGGACATCTCTCTCGCCGCGTTTCGTGAACGCATGAAAGTTCTCTCTGATCTGCCAGAAGGTCGGGTTGTCTGGCAGCTAAAGCGCGCGGTGATGGCCACCAATCGGGAGCTGCATGACTGGCGGCTGGCACAAGAAGCCGAAGGCTTTTTGACCCTCACCGATATTCCTCAGGAGGAATATGGGGACGAAGGTAAGCTCACCCTTCTCTATGAAGCCGCCGTCTATCACAGGGCCAAAGGCCTGCTCACAGAAGCCGGCCGCGACATAGACCTCACCAGTGAGGGAGCCGACGCCACGGACTTTGCCGATGAAGCCATCGAAGACCATTTTCGCCATGTGCGCGAAGCCCTGGCTGAAATCATCGGTCGCTCTTCTGTCACTGCGGAGCTGTTTTGA
- a CDS encoding phage portal protein, giving the protein MSDAGKSASKVTAEVFTFGDPVPMLEGREVMDYLQLMDNGLYFEPPISQMGLIKSFRANAHHASAIHLKQAILTSTFKPHRLLSRQDFSRWVLDYLILGNAYLENVANRLGGSAKLRPTPALQTRRMKDPSNFLWVKSWADTHQFKAGSVFHLLEPDPAQEIYGMPQYLAALNSAWLNESATLFRRKYYENGSHAGFILYLNDANLEQKDVDTIREQLKKSKGIGNFKNLFLNAPGGQKDGVQLIPISEVTAKDEFFNIKNVTRDDVLAAHRVPPPLMGIVPSNTGGFGSIEAASKVFVINELTPLQQRFREVNDWVGEEVVAFEPYEVGVKDPAVVPVESRV; this is encoded by the coding sequence ATGAGCGATGCAGGCAAGAGTGCGTCAAAGGTGACAGCGGAGGTCTTCACCTTTGGGGATCCGGTGCCCATGCTCGAGGGCCGTGAGGTGATGGACTATCTCCAGCTCATGGATAACGGGCTTTATTTTGAGCCACCGATTTCTCAAATGGGGTTGATAAAGAGTTTTCGCGCGAACGCGCATCATGCCTCGGCCATTCACCTGAAACAGGCGATCCTTACCTCGACCTTCAAGCCGCACCGACTTTTGTCGCGGCAGGACTTTAGCCGCTGGGTGCTCGACTATCTCATTCTTGGAAATGCCTATTTGGAGAATGTGGCAAACCGCTTGGGTGGATCTGCGAAGCTGCGCCCCACGCCTGCCTTGCAAACACGGCGCATGAAAGACCCGAGTAATTTTCTTTGGGTGAAGTCCTGGGCGGACACGCACCAGTTTAAGGCCGGGTCGGTGTTTCATCTACTGGAGCCGGACCCGGCGCAAGAGATTTACGGCATGCCTCAATATCTGGCGGCGCTCAATTCAGCCTGGCTCAACGAAAGTGCCACCCTCTTTCGCAGGAAATACTATGAGAATGGAAGCCATGCGGGCTTCATCCTCTATCTGAATGACGCGAACCTGGAGCAGAAGGACGTGGACACGATCCGCGAGCAATTGAAGAAGTCGAAAGGCATTGGCAACTTCAAGAACCTGTTTTTAAACGCGCCAGGCGGTCAGAAAGATGGCGTGCAGCTTATCCCCATTTCTGAAGTCACCGCCAAGGATGAGTTTTTCAACATCAAGAACGTGACGCGCGACGATGTACTGGCCGCGCACCGCGTGCCGCCCCCTTTGATGGGCATCGTGCCGAGCAACACAGGCGGCTTCGGTTCGATTGAAGCGGCAAGCAAGGTCTTCGTGATCAACGAACTAACGCCGCTGCAACAACGTTTCCGCGAAGTGAATGACTGGGTGGGGGAGGAAGTTGTCGCCTTCGAGCCTTATGAGGTTGGTGTGAAAGATCCAGCTGTCGTGCCGGTTGAGTCGAGGGTCTGA